Sequence from the Leptospira noumeaensis genome:
ATAATGAATTCGCTAAATCAGTAGCAAAAGTTTACCAACAAGGAGATTGGGTTTGGATACACGACTACCACCTTTTTTTATTACCAGGAATTTTAAGAAACTTATATCCCAATATTTTAATTTCTTTTTTTCTGCATATTCCCTTTCCTACATTTGAAATTTTCCGTTTATTACCCGAAAGGTTCCGCACCAAAATCTTAACAGGAGTTTTAGGAGCCGATTTAATTGGTTTTCACACGCAAAGTTATACACAATATTTTTTAAGAACTTTACTACGATGTTTAGGAATCGAAAACGAAAGAGGGATCATTTACCATCAAAATCACATAACAAAAACAGGTGCTTTCCCAATGGGGATCAATGTAAAACAATTTTCCGACTATGCAAAATCTGAAGAATGTCGGGATATAGCATCAACCTTCAATAAAAACCATAAAGATCTCAAACAAATTCTTTCCGTAGATCGACTAGACTACACCAAAGGTGTATTGCAAAGGCTGAATGCTTTTGAACTATTTTTAAAACAAAATCCTCTATGGATCAAAAAATGTAAGTTAGTATTAGTACTTGTTCCATCAAGAACCGATGTATCGAGTTATCAATCCATGAAAAGAGCTATTGATGAAAAAGTAGGATCGATTAATGGAAGTTTTGGAACACTAGACTGGACTCCTATTTTATACCAATACAAAGGTTTCCCCTTCGAAGAATTGGTCCCTTTATATTGCAACACTCATGTAATGCTCGTTACCCCATTTCGCGATGGAATGAACTTAGTAGCAAAAGAATTTTTGGTTTCTCAAACAAACGGGATGTTGGTCTTAAGCGAAATGGCCGGAGCATCAGCAGAACTACCGGAAGCAATTTTAGTAAACCCAAATGATTTATCAGGAATGGCAGATTCAATCAAAGAAGCAATCGAAATGGATGAAAAAGAAATTCAATTTCGAAACCAGGTGATGATCACTCGCCTTTCAGAAAACACGGTCAACGATTGGGCTAAAAGAATCTTTGCAGATACAGAAGATACCTCTAAAAAGAATTTAGCATTCCAAACAAAATCAGTATCACCAAATTCTGAAATTTTATTACCACCCAAAGACAAACCAATTTTTATTATCTTTGATTACGATGGGACACTTGTTCCCTTCGAAACATTACCACACTTGGCGATTCCAAGTCAGGAGCTACTGAATTCTTTTAAGGAAATGTTAAAAATTCCAAATCTATCCATCGCCATCATCAGCGGCAGAGATAAATCGTTTCTAGAAAAAACTTTTCACACGCTTCCGATACATCTCGTAGCTGAACATGGTGCCTGGCATAAACCACCTTACGGATCCAAGTGGAATTCTCTATTTACTTCTAATGTAGATTGGAAATTACAAATCAAAGACCATTTAAATGAATTTACAAAAAGAGTTCCTGGATCCTTTACCGAAGAAAAAGAATTTTCTTTAGTTTGGCATTTTCGGAATGCAGACCCTGACATTGGCCTCAATGCCGCAAGAGAGATGTTAGATGAGTTATCTCAAATTTCTTCCAATAGTGGATTTTTTGTCCAGAGGGGAAATAAAATTATAGAAGTAAGGGAATATGGAACCGGCAAAGGGAAAGCCGCTTCAAAAATAGTTCCTCAGTCTGAATTAAGTTTATTTGTGTTTGGTGATGACACAACAGACGAAGACATGTTTCGAGAATTACCAGAATCTGCATTTACTATTAAAATTGGGAAATCAGAAACAATGGCAAAATACCGATTCAAAAACCCGGAAGAAGTCCACTCTTGGATTCAAAATTTAATTTCCCACTTGAAAAAGGAAAACTGATGGAACCACATAAATACAATCTTGGAATTATCGGCAATGGGAGTTATATCGCCCACATCAATACCAAAGCAGAAATAGTTTGGTTGTGTTGGCCTAATTTCGATAGTTCTCCAATTTTTGGTGATTTAATTGATCAGAGTTGTGGATCTTTCTCACTGATTCCTCAATCGAAGATTATTTCGCATTCACAATCTTATTTAGAAAATACAAACATACTTCGTACAGATATAGTTACAGAAACCGGTTCATTCGCAGTCATTGATTTCGCACCTAGATATTACAAAAACGGTGTGTTACATTACGAAAGAAATTTGTATCGGAAAATCATTCCAATAAATGGGAATATAAAAATTAAAATATCAATAAATCCTACATATTCTTATGGCAGTGAAATTTTACGACCAAGAGTTGTATCAAACCAAATTCAATACGAATCTTCTGAATTCAAAATTAAATTATTAACAAACGTCTCGGTAAACCAAATCCTCAAAGGAAACTCTTTCCAACTAAACCAGACATTGTATCTGGGTTTATTTGAATCAGTCCCAGAAGAAATCATTTTGAATGAATGGATTGAATCAGAATTCATAAAAACAAAAAACTACTGGCAAAACTGGGTCAAACACTGTACGATTCCGAATTTTGCGCAAAAACAACAAATTCGTTCTGCACTTTGTTTAAAACTCCATCAGTTCCAAGAAACAGGAGCGATCATTGCGGCTTCCACTACAAGTTTACCTGAAGCTCCTAAGTCAGGTCGCAATTGGGATTATCGTTTCTGTTGGTTACGCGATGGTTTTTATACCCTACTCGCACTCACGAATCTCGGTCAATTTGAAGAATTGGAAAGATATTCACAATACATTAGCAATCTAACACCTACAAAAGAAGGAAGATTCCAACCATTATATAGTATATTTGGAGAATCCCTACTAGAAGAAAAGATTTTAGAGTTGGATGGATATTTAAAAAATGGACCAGTCCGTATTGGCAACTCTGCATATACGCATAAACAAAACGATGCTTACGGACAAATTTTGTTATCTTTACTCCCCCTATACTTAGATGAACGGATTCCTGAAAAAAATAGATTCCATAATCTAAACTTAGTAAAAAGCATTTTAGAACAAATTGAATTGACCATGGATGAGCCCGATGCAGGCCTTTGGGAATTTCGTAATTTTTCACAAAAACATTGTTATACGTTTTTATTTCATTGGATAGGTGCAAAAGCAGCAAGAGAAATTGCTATTCAACTAGGTCAGGATGAAATATTAAATAAAACCGAAGTTTTAATGAAAAAAGCCGAAAAAAATATAGAAGCTTGTTACGATGAAGAACTCGGTTGTTATACGCAAGCACAAGGGAAAAAAGATTTGGATGCAAGTTTACTCCAACTCATCACTCTTGGTTACCTAGATCCAAAAACTGAGAAAGCGAAATCTCATATTAGAGCGATTGAAAATTCTTTAAAATCAGAAAATGGATTCATGTATCGATATCTTCATCAAGATGATTTTGGTAAACCGGAAACGACATTTTTGGTTTGTACATTTTGGTATATCGAAGCACTGGCTTGTATGGATCGCGTTGATGAGGCTGTTGCATTATTTGAATATGTTTGCGAACATTCTAACCATCTAGGATTATTTAGTGAAGACTTAGAATCGAAAACGGGAGGCCAGTGGGGCAATTTCCCTCAGACCTATAGTCATGTAGGACTCGTAAATGCAGCACAAAAAATTTCCGAAAAGAAGTCTAAAAGTTTGTTCTGGTAATCGTTTAAAAGATAGCGGAATCCCTAACCTTATGATCTAAAATTCCCAACGTTACCTTTCCTTTCACGATCGAAACGACATTCGAATCACTTCTATTTTTCTTTCCTTAAACTTCATTTTGTCTTGAATCATTCTAAAAATTCTCAAAAATTATAAAATCCAAGAATCTTATGAAAACTTACGAAGGTATTAGTTTAGAAGAGGCAATCCAGAAAATCGCTGAGCTGGAAAAAATCCTCGAAGAAAAAGAACAAAATACCTATAAGACCTTTTTTGAACAAGATGAAGAAGCCATTGTCGTTTTTGATATCCAAAGCCGGTTGTTTACTGACTGCAATGCAAAACTAACAACCGTACTTGGATTTACAAAAGAAGAATTCACAAAACTATCAGTAATGGATATCAGCCCGAAATACCAACCAAACGGGCAGTTGTCGGATTTTCTCGCAAAACATTATATTAGTGAAGGGTTCAGACACGGAAGTATTCGGTTTGATTGGGTTCATTTAAACAATAAATCGGAAGAAGTTTTTTGTGAAGTGCGTTTATATAATTATACAACTGCAAATGGTGGAGCCTTTGCTAGAGCAGTAATCCAAAAAAAAGACCAAGTAGTTCAATTACAAAAAAAATTAGAGCAGAAGGAAAAACTTTTATCCAAAGTAACACAAACCCTTCCCGGAATCATTTATATCCAATCTATTGCGACAGATGAGTTTCTTTATTTAAACAATACATTGGAAACACAATTAGGTTATCAAGTTGGCTCCATTTTAACATTTGATTTTTTAATTAAAAATATTTTGTATCCGGATGATGTTCCACGAATCGAAGAACATGCGAAACGAATGTTAGCGGAAAAAAACACAGATATTTATGAAATCGACTTCCGAGTATTCCACAAAAATGGGAATATCCATTGGCTTCGTGTTTGGGAAACAAACTTTTCTTTTAACGCCGAAGGAGTTCCTACCGAAGTATTGGGAATTGGTCAAGATATCACCAGCATCAAAAATATAGAATTTAATCTTAAAAAACAAAATGATCTGAGTGAAGAAATTCGCCGTACCTCAAAATCAGGAGTTTGGGAGTGGACAGTGAAAACAGACGAAATGTTCTGGACTCCCGATTTATATTTTTTATTAGATAATGATCCAAAACACGACAAACCAAACAAAGAAAATCTAATTGCATTTTTTACACCAGAAAATCGCCAAATCATTGCTAGTGCATTCAAACAAGCCGAACTAAATTTCGAACCATTTGACTTAGAATTAGAAATGATGGTCAAAACGAAATTTTGGGTTCGTATCCAAGGAAAAACAATTTTAGATGCCAATCAAGAAATCAAAATCATTGGAAGTATCGAAAACATAGACGACTCTAAAAAGAAAAAAATCGAACTTCTAGATAACGAAAACCGATTTCATGAGGTGGCTGACCAAACGGGACTTATTATTTATGATTACGATGTAGGTTCAGGAAAAATTGTCTGGGACGGTGCCATTAAATCCGTATTAGGTTACGGGAAAGAAGAGTTCAACCAATTTGATATCGATGGATGGGAAAACCTACTCCATGAAGAAGATCGTTTGCATACAATCCAGGCTCTCAAAGAATCCATTGCTACAAGGACTCCTTACCGAGCCTACTACCGAATTCGCAAAAAAGATGGAAGTTTTACTCCAATTGAAGAAAGAGGAGCATTTTTATCTACTGACTTCTCGGAGCCAGGCCGTCTAGTTGGTGTATTAGAAAACGTATCTGCAAAAGTAGAATTTCTTAAAACCATAGAGACCAACGAAAAAAGATTTAGAAATTTTTACAATTTTGCAAGTGAAGCCATAGTCATCACCGAAGAAGACCAAATCATAGATGCAAACCTTGCTTTCCAAAAGTTATTCGGTTATGAAACATTTCATGAAATCACAATTTCTAGTTTGATTGGCGACCCTCTTTGGATGGGGTTGTCTTCTAAAGAAAAAACATTTTCTGCGGAAGGGCACAAAAAAGATGGTGTTTCGATTCCGCTCCAAATCAATCAAAAGGAAATAGGAGAAGGGAGATACCTCCTTTCTTTTATTGATCTAACCTCCATCAACGAAGCCGAATCCATTAAACGAGCATTAGATGATATTCAAAAAAGAAACGATCGTATCGTCACACAAAAAATCGAACTTGAAAAAGCTCTCGATGAATTAAAACTCACACAATCACAACTCATTCTCAATGAAAAGATGGCCTCTCTTGGACAATTGATCGCAGGTATTGCCCATGAAGTCAATAATCCTTTAGGTGCAATCAAAGCATCTAGCGAACTGATCTTAAACAAAATCAAAGACCAAATCCCAAGGCAAAGTGAAATCATCCATTTCCTCAATCAAAAATCTCCAGAAATTAGAAAAACATATTTTGATTGGCTCTTAAAATCATTTAATACAAAAAACCACGTACACGGTTCTATTTCTAGAAAACAAAAACGAAGTTTGACTGTCCATTTGAACGAACTTGGCTGTAAATACTCCGAAGTCATCGCAGAAGAAGTAATCGATTTAGGAATCCAAGATTCTTTTTATATAATCGAATCTCTGGCAAAAGAAGAAGACTTTTTAGTACTATTCAATTACGGACTTGATTATATCCAGGCAGCCCAATATTTAAATTCCACACTTGAATCCATCCAACGTGTTTCCAAAATTTTATATGCACTAAAAAACTTTACCCACTTTGATAAACTAGGTGGAAAAGTAAAAGCCGATATCATTACAAATATAGAAACCGTTTTAACACTTTATAACAACCAAATGAAAAATGGAATCACAGTGATCAGAGATTACCCAGAATCCATATCGCCTATTTACTGTTATCCTGATGATCTCATACAAGTTTGGACCAACTTAGTTTTTAATGCCATTCAAGCGATGAGCTATAAAGGCCAACTCAGCGTCCATGTGAGAGAAAAAGTATCAACAACCAACCATATTCCTCTGGTAGAAGTGACTATTGAAGACAATGGCTGCGGGATTCCGGATGATATCAAAGAAAGGATATTTGAACCCTTTTTTACAACGAAGGAACTAGGAGAAGGGAGTGGCCTCGGCCTAGATATTGTCCGCCGAGTCATTCTCAAACATAACGGACATATTGAAGTGAACTCTAAACCTGGGAAAACAACGTTTACGGTGCTTCTTCCTATTTAGAACCTTGCCAAATAGGCTCTCCATTTTACCTAATCAAAGGATAACCACCACAAATTCATGAGATTGGATCTAAACTGCGACGGGAAGGGAAATTTTCTTCTATCCGTAGCAATGATGATCAATTTTATATTTACCATTTACACAGACAAACGAATATGCGAGTTGTGACCGCAAAACCTACAAACGTCGCCATCATTTTTTCTCTTTCTCTTCTGTTGCTCATCTTACAGATTCTGATTCGTGTCGATACATTCTATTTATCTGACCCATTAGTGAAAATGATCCAAGTGATTTCGCTTTGGAATCAAAATTGGTCTACAGAAGGAATCCTTTATTCAGCCAAAGATTTAGACCCTCTTTTTTTAATGAGTCCTCTCAATGAAGGATTTGTTTTTTTACATGAAGGACGATTGATTGGACAGTATCCGATTGGACTCACTTTCCCCTATTCTTTACTAGGTTTTTTACCCTTAAATTTTCTTCCATACTTCAATGTTGTTTTTTTAGTTCTATTTTTGAGATTATTATTCAAAAACGGGATCAAAACATCGGTGGTTCTTCTAGTAGCATTCGGAACTGTAACATTTCCACTGTTAGTGGATTTTTCAGAGAATGGATTATTTTTAATTCTTTCTGGTTATGGTTATGTTTTTTTATATAAAGCTTTTTTAGAGGATAAAAAAGAAAATTGGATTTTAGGAAACATATTTCTCGGATTATCTCTTTGGCTTAGATTGGAAGGGATTCTTTTGTTTGTTTCCATACAATCGACAATTTTTCTAATTTATTATTTTGTAAAAAAACGATCTTTTTTGGAATCGATCCATCCGAAAAGGTATTCCATTTTTTTCTTGTTTATTGTTCTATTTTTAATTTGGAATGCAGTCAGTTATTCCCATCCACTTGGCACAAGATATCTAACAAATTTCGGTAAGTTTGAAAAACAATTCTACAAACAAATTGAGATTTTTTTATCTATCGCATTTACCTACCCGAGACAATCCGCCTGGTCTTTAGGTTTTTTTCTCCATACTCCTATTTTTATTTATCTTTTCATCAAGTTACGAAAAACTCAAATTCTTAAAAACTTAAATATAACATTCCATTTATCTATTGTGATTCTATTTTTATTTTTTGTAGCTTTAACCTCACCCAATGACGGAATCACTCTCACCGGAAGGTATTTACTTGTTTTAGTATACCCTCTCTCCTTTCTCTTAAATGAAAAGATGGATGAATTACAAACAAACAAAGTGATATTCAAATTACTTTATACCTGGTCATTTGTTTGTACAACGCTGATCATGGTTGTTTTTTATCTTTCAAGTAAGGAACTAAAAAAATTACGTTCAGAATTGACCCAATTCCATTCTCCCCTCATTGTCACCACAAATGAAATATTATCCGGAAGTTTTGGTTTAGATCTATTAAATCAGAAAGTAATTTCTATTCGGAGAAAAGAAGTTGTAAAATATTTTTACGATAATATTAACAAAATGGCTCCAGAAGAATTTATAGTTTTGACCGTTGGGAAAGAAACCAAATACAATACGGAAGAAAAAGATGTATTTTCGGCCATCTTATTTGATTCGAAAGAAGCAGGTTACAACTGCGAGAAAGAAGAACGTTCTTCTAGAGTGCTCGCCAGGAGGTGTATCCGAGCAAAAAACCGCTAATTTTTTCCAGGGGAACACAAGATTAAAGCAAAAAATTGATTTGAAATCGTTAAGCTAAATTTATATTCTCTCTGCACCATGCAGAACTTCTTACTCAGTTTACTTCCTTGGACAAAAAGAGAATGGTCGGATTTTTTGGCAGACCTGGCTCCCTTATTTGGTTTATTTATTTTTGCATCTGAACCAAGAAATATTATGATCGCTCTTTATCCTGAGTTGTATTTTGTTTTTGGGTATGGAATGCTTCGACTCATTTCAACGGCAATTTATGCCGCAATCCAAGAAAGTAAAGAAATGGGTTTGCAAGATTTGAACATCCCAGAACCAATCATTGGAAAAATTTTTTATTTTATCTTTGTTCCATTTTTTGGTGCGATCCTACTCAGTGCATTGATCTGCATTATAATGTTACTAGTTGGTTTTAATTTTTTCTTTTATATGATGATTGAATTATTCCTCAGTGTAGCAACCACAGGTGGAATAGAAGCAAACTTTATTTTTTTAAACCTCTATAACTCACTCGAACCAAAAGAACAATATTATATTTGGGGAATCTTTTTGTTCACACTCTATCGTTATTTACCCAAAATTTTTGAATTTTTTAAAACGCAGACTTATAAAAACTACAAAGATTCTTGGGCTTGGGTTGCCTTAGGTACTCCGCAAATTCCTAAACACAACCAATTCCAACGAATTACAAATGCCTTTCGAGCTATGATTGGCATAAAAAACAATCCATCTGATCTTTGGGAATACACTCCTATATTTTATATTGGATTTTTATTCTTTTATTTTGGGGTTCTTGTTTTAATGATCAAATTTCCTTTGTTTGGCCCTATCATCACTCTTGTGATCAAAGCTTTTGTAGAAATGTATTTTTTTCGGCTCCACAAAGAAGCGCAAGGGATCGTAGCGTAAATCCTTTGCGAAGCAAAGATTGGAGCGGAGAGCGCGGTCGCACATTGTGCGATGCGCCCAAAAATAGCAAAAACGATCCAATCTGTCCATTTCATTTCCTGTATACTAAATTCAATCAAAAGGAGAGAATATGGCATTCCAACAAATCCAAACAGGTATCATTACCGAAAAATTAAATGAAACAAAAACCTTTTATGAGAAATGGTTAGGACTGATTACAAAATTTGAATCAGATTGGTTTGTTCTATTATGTTTACCAAATAAGCCTGAAGTGGAAATCGCAATCATGAAACCTAACCAACAACAGGTGAGAAAACCTTATTTTCAAATTCCTTATCAAGGAAAAGGGATTTGGTTTATCTTTGAATCAAAAGATGTGGAAAAAGAATTTGCAGAATT
This genomic interval carries:
- a CDS encoding PAS domain-containing protein, which codes for MKTYEGISLEEAIQKIAELEKILEEKEQNTYKTFFEQDEEAIVVFDIQSRLFTDCNAKLTTVLGFTKEEFTKLSVMDISPKYQPNGQLSDFLAKHYISEGFRHGSIRFDWVHLNNKSEEVFCEVRLYNYTTANGGAFARAVIQKKDQVVQLQKKLEQKEKLLSKVTQTLPGIIYIQSIATDEFLYLNNTLETQLGYQVGSILTFDFLIKNILYPDDVPRIEEHAKRMLAEKNTDIYEIDFRVFHKNGNIHWLRVWETNFSFNAEGVPTEVLGIGQDITSIKNIEFNLKKQNDLSEEIRRTSKSGVWEWTVKTDEMFWTPDLYFLLDNDPKHDKPNKENLIAFFTPENRQIIASAFKQAELNFEPFDLELEMMVKTKFWVRIQGKTILDANQEIKIIGSIENIDDSKKKKIELLDNENRFHEVADQTGLIIYDYDVGSGKIVWDGAIKSVLGYGKEEFNQFDIDGWENLLHEEDRLHTIQALKESIATRTPYRAYYRIRKKDGSFTPIEERGAFLSTDFSEPGRLVGVLENVSAKVEFLKTIETNEKRFRNFYNFASEAIVITEEDQIIDANLAFQKLFGYETFHEITISSLIGDPLWMGLSSKEKTFSAEGHKKDGVSIPLQINQKEIGEGRYLLSFIDLTSINEAESIKRALDDIQKRNDRIVTQKIELEKALDELKLTQSQLILNEKMASLGQLIAGIAHEVNNPLGAIKASSELILNKIKDQIPRQSEIIHFLNQKSPEIRKTYFDWLLKSFNTKNHVHGSISRKQKRSLTVHLNELGCKYSEVIAEEVIDLGIQDSFYIIESLAKEEDFLVLFNYGLDYIQAAQYLNSTLESIQRVSKILYALKNFTHFDKLGGKVKADIITNIETVLTLYNNQMKNGITVIRDYPESISPIYCYPDDLIQVWTNLVFNAIQAMSYKGQLSVHVREKVSTTNHIPLVEVTIEDNGCGIPDDIKERIFEPFFTTKELGEGSGLGLDIVRRVILKHNGHIEVNSKPGKTTFTVLLPI
- a CDS encoding VOC family protein, with amino-acid sequence MAFQQIQTGIITEKLNETKTFYEKWLGLITKFESDWFVLLCLPNKPEVEIAIMKPNQQQVRKPYFQIPYQGKGIWFIFESKDVEKEFAELKQKNAPIDLPLTTEEWGDVHFTLIDPNGIGIDIVQERNPN
- a CDS encoding glycoside hydrolase family 15 protein, which gives rise to MEPHKYNLGIIGNGSYIAHINTKAEIVWLCWPNFDSSPIFGDLIDQSCGSFSLIPQSKIISHSQSYLENTNILRTDIVTETGSFAVIDFAPRYYKNGVLHYERNLYRKIIPINGNIKIKISINPTYSYGSEILRPRVVSNQIQYESSEFKIKLLTNVSVNQILKGNSFQLNQTLYLGLFESVPEEIILNEWIESEFIKTKNYWQNWVKHCTIPNFAQKQQIRSALCLKLHQFQETGAIIAASTTSLPEAPKSGRNWDYRFCWLRDGFYTLLALTNLGQFEELERYSQYISNLTPTKEGRFQPLYSIFGESLLEEKILELDGYLKNGPVRIGNSAYTHKQNDAYGQILLSLLPLYLDERIPEKNRFHNLNLVKSILEQIELTMDEPDAGLWEFRNFSQKHCYTFLFHWIGAKAAREIAIQLGQDEILNKTEVLMKKAEKNIEACYDEELGCYTQAQGKKDLDASLLQLITLGYLDPKTEKAKSHIRAIENSLKSENGFMYRYLHQDDFGKPETTFLVCTFWYIEALACMDRVDEAVALFEYVCEHSNHLGLFSEDLESKTGGQWGNFPQTYSHVGLVNAAQKISEKKSKSLFW
- a CDS encoding LA_3751/LA_3752 family putative glycosyltransferase, with amino-acid sequence MRVVTAKPTNVAIIFSLSLLLLILQILIRVDTFYLSDPLVKMIQVISLWNQNWSTEGILYSAKDLDPLFLMSPLNEGFVFLHEGRLIGQYPIGLTFPYSLLGFLPLNFLPYFNVVFLVLFLRLLFKNGIKTSVVLLVAFGTVTFPLLVDFSENGLFLILSGYGYVFLYKAFLEDKKENWILGNIFLGLSLWLRLEGILLFVSIQSTIFLIYYFVKKRSFLESIHPKRYSIFFLFIVLFLIWNAVSYSHPLGTRYLTNFGKFEKQFYKQIEIFLSIAFTYPRQSAWSLGFFLHTPIFIYLFIKLRKTQILKNLNITFHLSIVILFLFFVALTSPNDGITLTGRYLLVLVYPLSFLLNEKMDELQTNKVIFKLLYTWSFVCTTLIMVVFYLSSKELKKLRSELTQFHSPLIVTTNEILSGSFGLDLLNQKVISIRRKEVVKYFYDNINKMAPEEFIVLTVGKETKYNTEEKDVFSAILFDSKEAGYNCEKEERSSRVLARRCIRAKNR
- a CDS encoding bifunctional alpha,alpha-trehalose-phosphate synthase (UDP-forming)/trehalose-phosphatase, encoding MRLILVSNRLPVQWDGTPNVGGLATGLSSFLSQWKSEGNEIIWVGWPGKSIPEKEQSTYAEVMKKEHGTVPVFLKQKLADSFYNGFCNKTLWPLFHYFTAHCEYLDTTFDSYEEANNEFAKSVAKVYQQGDWVWIHDYHLFLLPGILRNLYPNILISFFLHIPFPTFEIFRLLPERFRTKILTGVLGADLIGFHTQSYTQYFLRTLLRCLGIENERGIIYHQNHITKTGAFPMGINVKQFSDYAKSEECRDIASTFNKNHKDLKQILSVDRLDYTKGVLQRLNAFELFLKQNPLWIKKCKLVLVLVPSRTDVSSYQSMKRAIDEKVGSINGSFGTLDWTPILYQYKGFPFEELVPLYCNTHVMLVTPFRDGMNLVAKEFLVSQTNGMLVLSEMAGASAELPEAILVNPNDLSGMADSIKEAIEMDEKEIQFRNQVMITRLSENTVNDWAKRIFADTEDTSKKNLAFQTKSVSPNSEILLPPKDKPIFIIFDYDGTLVPFETLPHLAIPSQELLNSFKEMLKIPNLSIAIISGRDKSFLEKTFHTLPIHLVAEHGAWHKPPYGSKWNSLFTSNVDWKLQIKDHLNEFTKRVPGSFTEEKEFSLVWHFRNADPDIGLNAAREMLDELSQISSNSGFFVQRGNKIIEVREYGTGKGKAASKIVPQSELSLFVFGDDTTDEDMFRELPESAFTIKIGKSETMAKYRFKNPEEVHSWIQNLISHLKKEN